In Nostoc sp. GT001, a genomic segment contains:
- a CDS encoding DUF72 domain-containing protein, with protein sequence MNFFIGCAVWAYKGWVGELYPQGTRTADFLHLYSRRFTTVEGNTTFYAVPNQETVTRWAAETPAGFEFCLKLPRDITHQGLLKPYIPAALKFLEGMRPLGKHLGLIFAQLPPSYAPALLDDLASFLEAWPHTEVSLAVEVRHPDWFKEPHSSNLTALLEKLGVGRVLLDSRPIYTGDDDPQLQSERRKPKLPLQLSVTAPFTLIRFISHPNLSVNQPFMEEWVRQIQQWLQMGVRIYFFVHCPIEVRSPSTARHFQQLLEQSETPIPPLPWNNLEHPPNQLSLW encoded by the coding sequence GTGAACTTTTTTATCGGTTGTGCTGTTTGGGCATATAAAGGTTGGGTAGGCGAACTCTATCCCCAAGGTACTCGTACTGCCGATTTTCTTCATCTCTACAGTCGTCGCTTCACCACTGTAGAAGGTAACACCACCTTTTATGCCGTGCCTAACCAGGAAACTGTAACCCGTTGGGCTGCCGAGACACCAGCAGGTTTTGAATTTTGTCTAAAATTACCGCGAGATATTACCCATCAAGGGTTGCTAAAACCTTATATACCAGCTGCTTTAAAATTTCTGGAGGGGATGCGCCCTTTAGGTAAGCATCTTGGCCTAATTTTTGCCCAGTTACCACCCAGTTATGCACCTGCATTACTTGATGATTTGGCCAGCTTTCTGGAAGCTTGGCCGCATACAGAAGTATCTCTAGCAGTGGAAGTTCGGCATCCCGACTGGTTCAAGGAACCCCATTCTAGTAACTTGACGGCACTTTTAGAAAAGTTAGGTGTCGGACGGGTACTGTTAGACTCGCGCCCCATTTACACTGGAGATGATGACCCCCAGTTGCAATCGGAACGACGCAAACCGAAATTACCGTTGCAATTGAGTGTAACAGCACCTTTTACTCTGATTCGGTTTATTTCTCATCCGAATTTATCAGTGAATCAGCCATTTATGGAAGAGTGGGTAAGGCAGATTCAGCAATGGTTACAGATGGGAGTGCGAATTTATTTCTTTGTCCATTGTCCAATAGAAGTGCGATCGCCCAGCACAGCCCGTCACTTCCAACAGCTATTGGAACAGAGTGAAACACCAATTCCACCCTTACCTTGGAATAACCTTGAGCATCCCCCCAATCAACTCAGTTTATGGTGA
- a CDS encoding pentapeptide repeat-containing protein, whose product MSDLERYYRVLELEPGATLEEVNQAYKDLVFVWHPDRIPKDNLRLQQKAQDKLKAINEAREKLRSLKTKHQTTHHSPPPQQEKPSQTIQKPPKQNSDLSGKDYSRANLSNKDLSGRNLSYANLSGANLSDTFMHKVNLRGANLSEANLFRANLLLADLREANLRAANLIGADLSGADLRGADLTGARIRSGERLLVKLVGTNLAGAIMPDGSIYQ is encoded by the coding sequence ATGAGCGATCTGGAGCGGTACTATAGAGTTTTGGAATTAGAGCCTGGAGCAACACTTGAAGAAGTGAACCAGGCTTACAAAGATTTAGTCTTTGTTTGGCATCCCGATCGCATTCCCAAAGACAATCTCCGTTTACAGCAGAAAGCGCAAGACAAGCTGAAAGCTATAAATGAAGCTCGTGAAAAGTTGCGCTCTTTAAAAACCAAACATCAAACCACACATCACTCACCGCCACCTCAACAGGAAAAACCATCTCAAACAATCCAGAAACCACCAAAGCAAAACTCAGACTTGAGTGGCAAAGACTACAGTCGGGCAAATTTGAGCAATAAAGACTTATCTGGCAGAAATCTGAGTTATGCCAATTTGAGTGGTGCTAATCTCAGTGATACTTTTATGCACAAAGTCAACCTCAGAGGTGCAAATTTATCTGAAGCAAATTTATTTCGGGCAAATCTACTTTTAGCCGATCTCAGGGAAGCGAATTTACGCGCTGCTAATTTGATTGGAGCGGATCTCAGTGGTGCCGACTTGCGAGGAGCCGACTTGACGGGAGCGCGGATTCGTTCTGGTGAGCGTCTTTTGGTTAAATTAGTTGGGACTAACTTAGCAGGGGCAATTATGCCTGATGGCTCAATTTATCAATAA
- the aroF gene encoding 3-deoxy-7-phosphoheptulonate synthase, with protein MINAKLAAQAHLNHQTIVKISKEVAFGGKELVIIGGPCTVESLEQMEIVAQKLSTASVHGLRGGVYKPRTSPYAFQGMGESGLEILARVRSHYNMPVVTEVMSISQIEVVAAHADMLQVGSRNMQNFDLLKALGQAGKPILLKRGLAATIEEFVMAAEYILSHGNPDVVLCERGIRSFDDYTRNVLDLGAVAALKQITHLPVIVDPSHAVGKRELVAPVARAAIACGADGLIIECHPEPEKSVSDARQALSLEDMVHLVASLKPVATAVGRSISDVGTGLESAPIFWAA; from the coding sequence ATGATTAATGCCAAACTTGCTGCACAAGCCCATCTCAACCACCAGACAATCGTTAAAATCTCGAAAGAAGTCGCTTTCGGCGGTAAAGAACTGGTAATTATCGGCGGGCCCTGCACTGTTGAAAGCTTAGAACAAATGGAGATAGTCGCCCAAAAGCTATCTACTGCATCAGTACATGGGTTGCGTGGCGGTGTCTATAAACCCCGCACATCTCCCTACGCTTTCCAAGGTATGGGAGAGTCAGGATTAGAGATTTTAGCCAGGGTGCGATCGCATTACAATATGCCAGTTGTCACGGAGGTGATGTCAATTTCTCAAATTGAAGTAGTCGCTGCCCACGCTGATATGCTGCAAGTGGGTAGCCGCAATATGCAAAACTTTGATTTGCTCAAAGCTTTGGGACAAGCTGGTAAACCAATACTGCTTAAACGTGGTTTAGCAGCGACTATTGAAGAATTTGTCATGGCTGCTGAATATATCCTCAGCCACGGGAATCCTGATGTGGTGTTGTGCGAAAGAGGTATTCGCAGTTTTGATGATTACACCCGTAACGTCCTAGATTTAGGGGCAGTGGCAGCACTCAAGCAAATAACTCACTTGCCTGTAATTGTAGATCCTTCCCATGCCGTCGGGAAACGGGAGTTGGTCGCACCTGTGGCTAGGGCTGCGATCGCTTGCGGTGCAGATGGATTAATTATTGAATGTCACCCAGAACCAGAAAAGTCTGTTTCTGATGCCCGTCAAGCACTTTCTTTAGAAGATATGGTGCATTTAGTTGCTAGTTTAAAGCCTGTAGCAACAGCTGTTGGGCGTAGTATATCGGATGTTGGGACGGGTTTGGAATCTGCCCCGATTTTTTGGGCTGCTTAA
- a CDS encoding sterol desaturase family protein yields the protein MTNHSFWYYGFFFFGITLARYFLIAGGAYLLFYLVLGKSLANKSLRLKPLMSCSIKKDIELSVISTVVFAISGAFMISEYNLGATLLYADIWKYGLWYLIVSFIAVLILQDTYFYFIHRIFHHPRIFRWMHYGHHRSGEPTPWSSSAFDLPEAIVQALFFVGVSFIVPLHFVTLVAALITMTVWAVFTHLGFELFPSSSKSYWIGRWLIGSMHHSIHHRKYKVHYGLYFTFWDKLLGTEDPNYENETHTREF from the coding sequence TTGACGAACCACTCATTTTGGTATTATGGCTTTTTCTTCTTCGGTATCACTCTTGCCCGATACTTTCTGATTGCTGGGGGAGCATACTTGCTCTTTTATTTAGTTCTAGGGAAGTCTCTTGCCAACAAAAGTTTGCGTTTGAAACCGTTGATGAGTTGTTCCATTAAAAAGGATATTGAATTATCAGTAATCTCCACAGTAGTTTTTGCTATTTCTGGAGCGTTTATGATCTCAGAGTATAATTTGGGAGCAACACTGTTATACGCTGACATCTGGAAATACGGACTGTGGTATTTAATAGTTAGCTTTATTGCAGTGCTAATTCTTCAGGATACTTACTTTTATTTTATCCATCGGATCTTTCACCACCCTCGAATTTTTAGATGGATGCATTATGGACACCATCGTTCAGGAGAGCCAACGCCCTGGAGTTCTTCTGCCTTCGACTTACCAGAAGCGATCGTACAAGCACTTTTCTTTGTAGGTGTAAGCTTTATAGTTCCGCTGCATTTCGTCACCTTAGTTGCCGCACTTATAACTATGACAGTATGGGCAGTGTTTACCCATCTCGGATTTGAACTATTTCCCTCCTCATCTAAAAGTTACTGGATTGGAAGGTGGCTTATTGGTTCTATGCATCATTCAATACATCATCGCAAGTATAAAGTACACTACGGTTTGTATTTTACATTCTGGGACAAACTGCTTGGTACTGAAGATCCTAATTATGAAAACGAAACCCACACAAGAGAGTTTTAA
- a CDS encoding response regulator codes for MTTKQILVVDNEQYIQEVAKICLETVAGWKVMTASSGQEGIIKAETYQPDAILLDVMMPEMDGITTFEKLQANPLTKAIPVILLTAKIQASDRRRYTQMGMISAIAKPFNPLELATEVAVALGWSLAK; via the coding sequence ATGACAACAAAGCAAATTCTAGTGGTTGATAACGAGCAGTATATTCAAGAAGTTGCCAAGATTTGCTTGGAAACAGTCGCAGGCTGGAAAGTAATGACTGCAAGTTCCGGTCAAGAGGGCATAATTAAAGCTGAGACTTACCAACCAGATGCAATTTTACTAGATGTGATGATGCCAGAGATGGATGGCATCACAACCTTTGAAAAGTTACAAGCCAATCCATTAACCAAAGCGATTCCAGTAATTTTGTTAACTGCTAAAATCCAGGCTTCCGATCGCCGTCGCTATACCCAGATGGGAATGATTAGTGCGATCGCTAAACCATTCAATCCTCTAGAATTAGCTACTGAGGTAGCAGTAGCCTTGGGCTGGAGTTTAGCAAAGTAG
- a CDS encoding ATP-binding protein gives MDKALDLLLPQRFFQAHRQHVVDFGQSPNVARRMGERREIYGRRKDGTEFPAEASISKIEMAEEIFYTVILRDITERKLIERMKDEFVSVVSHELRTPLTSIHGSLGMLASGLLPTDSEQGKRLLQIATDSSERLVRLINDILDIERIESGKAKMEPEICNIVDLITQAVNVMQPLADKAGVKVSVSAQSGQVLADCDRIVQTLTNLLSNAIKFSSVGSTVWLEAQQQGNEVLLTVKDTGRGIPTEKLESIFERFQQVDSSDSRNHDGTGLGLAICKSIMQQHGGRIWAESTLGKGSTFYIALPLFRTFQNTDLEDSSNISMIHSSYEQTTNSQQSPDAEFSSNGRVTTKEFEQRVMKLFQGISRNQQEDSSDDNKANSSG, from the coding sequence TTGGACAAGGCGCTTGATTTACTCTTACCGCAGCGCTTTTTTCAAGCACACCGTCAACATGTGGTTGACTTTGGCCAATCTCCCAATGTTGCCCGTCGGATGGGAGAACGGCGTGAAATCTATGGACGCCGCAAGGATGGGACTGAATTTCCAGCGGAGGCTTCCATCTCCAAAATAGAGATGGCTGAGGAAATATTTTATACGGTTATTTTACGAGATATCACAGAGCGCAAACTAATTGAACGCATGAAAGATGAATTTGTCTCTGTTGTTAGTCATGAACTCCGCACACCTTTAACTTCGATTCACGGCTCTCTAGGAATGCTAGCCAGTGGTTTGCTACCAACAGACTCAGAGCAGGGAAAACGCCTACTGCAAATTGCGACTGATAGCAGCGAACGCCTAGTACGTTTAATCAACGACATTCTAGACATTGAGCGGATTGAGTCGGGTAAGGCAAAGATGGAACCAGAAATCTGCAATATCGTTGACTTAATTACTCAAGCAGTAAATGTCATGCAGCCTTTAGCTGACAAAGCAGGAGTGAAAGTATCTGTTTCTGCCCAATCTGGCCAAGTATTGGCAGATTGCGATCGCATTGTCCAAACATTGACCAATCTATTGAGTAACGCCATTAAATTCTCGTCTGTTGGATCTACGGTTTGGTTGGAGGCGCAACAACAAGGAAATGAGGTTTTGTTGACAGTCAAAGATACCGGACGCGGTATCCCAACAGAGAAACTTGAGAGTATCTTTGAGCGCTTTCAACAAGTTGACTCTTCAGATTCGCGCAACCATGATGGGACTGGTTTGGGTTTGGCAATTTGCAAGAGCATTATGCAACAACACGGCGGACGCATCTGGGCTGAAAGTACATTGGGTAAAGGTAGCACTTTTTACATCGCTCTGCCATTATTTAGGACTTTCCAAAATACTGATTTAGAAGACTCTTCCAACATCTCTATGATTCATAGTAGTTACGAGCAAACTACAAATAGCCAACAAAGTCCAGATGCAGAATTTTCGAGCAACGGGCGTGTGACTACCAAGGAATTTGAACAACGGGTGATGAAGTTATTTCAGGGAATTTCTCGGAACCAACAAGAGGATAGCAGTGATGACAACAAAGCAAATTCTAGTGGTTGA